The following nucleotide sequence is from Candidatus Methylarchaceae archaeon HK02M2.
TGTTAATCTCCAAAGTCATTTGAGCCTCCTATCTTTAAGCCGTTGCATCTAATCAACTCATGCAAAGAGAAAATCAAATAATTACGATAATGATATTAAAGCGCAGATCCTTAACTTTTTTTGAAAACTCAAGGATCTGTTGTAACAACTATATTAACAATTTTTTGTTTAATTTGAATCATATGTTATCAACTAATTGGTACAATATTCTTTAACATCATTTCTCTTTCTATATAGTCTGGACATAATGACGCCAACTTGCACCGGAAATTCTTGGAATGATTAAATTCTGATAAGTGAGAAATCTCATGCAGGATTATATATTCAACTAACTCTTCTGGAAGCGCTATGAGTTGTGAGCTGAAAGTTAGTTCACCCTTCCTGTTGCAGGTCCCCCATTTCTTCATGTTCCTGACTTTAAAGTCGTTTATCTCTATTCCAAACTTATCGGCATAGGTTGGTATCTTTCTCTTCAGATAGCTCTTGGTTTTTCTTTTCATCCAATTCTTCAGCAGAGTCTTATGATCCATATCATCAGGTGTAGAAAGAATAATCTTTTCTTTGTCCATTTTTATTGTCGCCTTTTCTGAAGTTATAACTTCTAGATCGTGGTATTTCCCTTTGTAGAGGACTTTATTACCGCCAACATCAAATATCTGTTTCCTTTCCGATAATTCTTGATACTTCCTCTCTATCCATGGTCTTTTTTTCCTTATGATCTCTTCTGGTTTTACATTTGAGTCCTTGGGTAATATGATCTCTAGCTCAAAGTTTTTAGTAAATCTGAGATATACGTACTTTCTACCCCTCCCTCTTTTAACTCGATAATCGATTTCTTTATCACCGATGGATAGCTTTGGCATTTTCATCACTTTAGACGTTGTATTTCATTATGAACTTCATAAGGTCCTCGGTAAAAGAAGAGACGTTCTTTGTGTCAAGTATATCCGAAAATTCCTCATAACATGCATCAAATACGTTCTTCATGAGACATCCTGAGATTTTTTGTCCAATATTATAACTTCTATCCCTACATCTCTGAGCTCAAAGATGTTATAGCCAAAGGAGAGCATGACTGGAAGCTATAAATATGGTTATAGTTAAAGTATGATTTGAAGTGACATCCTTTATATACAATGGTATTAAATATTTTCATTGAGTTAAGAAGAATTACAAAAAAGTCTAGGCAATTTGATAGACTAAGGTATTGTTAAAAATGATTACATCAGTCAATTCTATATACCCGTATTTGTTGGAGTTTGGATAGGTCGCATAGAATTGCAGGTTTTCCAACCAGGTGAGTATTATTTAATAGACATTGATGGAAAAGTGCAAACGATAGAAGAGGCGAATATTAAAAATCAAAATCTTCAAGCCTTAGTAGATTATGAAGTTTATAAGAAGAGTACAGCTAAAAGAGCTCCACATATAGAACTAATGAAGAAGCTAAAAATAGCTGCAT
It contains:
- a CDS encoding M48 family metallopeptidase, which gives rise to MPKLSIGDKEIDYRVKRGRGRKYVYLRFTKNFELEIILPKDSNVKPEEIIRKKRPWIERKYQELSERKQIFDVGGNKVLYKGKYHDLEVITSEKATIKMDKEKIILSTPDDMDHKTLLKNWMKRKTKSYLKRKIPTYADKFGIEINDFKVRNMKKWGTCNRKGELTFSSQLIALPEELVEYIILHEISHLSEFNHSKNFRCKLASLCPDYIEREMMLKNIVPIS